The window CGTAAGGCGATTATAGGAGGGGGCCACACAATACTGTCCGCCGAGAAGGCAGGAGTCCTCGACAAGATCTTCCACGTATCTACGGGAGGCCGCGCCTTCTTGATGGCGCTGTCGGAGGAATTGCCTGCTGTCAACGCGTTGGTTAAATCGGCCGAGAAGTTCTGGCTATGAAAGTCGCCGTAGTCGGCTACGGCACCATAGGCAAAAGAGTGGCTGACGCCGTTGCGGCGCAAGACGACATGAAGCTGGTCGGCGTGTTCAAGACGACGCCCGACTACGGCGCAATTCTGGCGGCGCGGAGGGGCTACAGGATATACGCGCCCGACGACCGGCGCGAGAATTTCCGTAAGGCCGGCGTAGAGGTCTGGGGCGGCTTGGCCGACTTAATATCGGAGGCCGACATCGTGGTGGACGCCACGCCCGACGGCGTCGGGGCGGAGAACAAGGGCCTCTACGTAAAGGCGGGGAGGCCGGCTATATTCCAGGGGGGCGAGGAGGCCGACGTGGCGGAGGTCAGCTTCAACGCATTGGCAAATTTCGAGAGCGCCGTGGGCAAGAGGTTCGTGAGGGTGGTCAGCTGCAACACCACCGGGATATCGAGGGTGTTGTCGGCCCTTAGGCTGAACGGGCTCGGCATCAGGAAGGCCAGGATCTTCATAGCGAGGAGGGGGGCAGACCCGAGGGAGTACAAGAAGGGCCCCATAAACGACGTTGTGCCCAACCCGGCCACGATACCGAGCCACCACGGCCCCGACGCCAAGACGGTGCTCGGCGACGTGGACATAGTCACAGTGGCTGTGGCGGTGCCGGTCACCATAATGCATATGCACATGGCTTACATAGAGCTCGACGACACGCCGAGTAGGGAGAGGGTAATAGACGCGCTGGCGTCTACGCCCAGAATTCTGCTCTTCGACGTGAAGGCGGGGTACAACAGCCTCGCGCAGATAGTAGAATGGGCTAGGGATATGGGCAGGCCGCGCGGCGATATTTGGGAAGTCGCCGTCATCTCGGACTCCGTAACCGTAAACGGGCGCGAGCTTTATCTAATGTACGGAGTCCATCAAGAAGCCGTAGTGGTGCCCGAGAACATAGACGCAATAAGGGCAGTGGGGAGGTTGGCGGATAAATGGACCTCGATAGAGAAAACTGATAAAGCGTTGGGCATAATCGCGCATGGAAAGAGATATGGTTGACGAGCCCTCATACAAACTCGCCTACAGATTCAGGAAAGTCCTAGTCCCTATAACCCCCGACGAGAGGTCGCAGATAGCCATAGAGGTCGCGAAGGACTTCTATACTAGATATGGATCTCATATAGTATTTCTATATATAATAGATAATATAGATAAAACTAAAGAAATAAATCAACTACTATCAAAATATGCAAATGATATAGTATACGAGCTCAAAATAGAGCGTCTCAAGGAGGGGGAGACTGTGGCGTCCGCAATACTTGAGGAGATAAAGAGGGGACTATACGATTTGGTAATCGTCGAGTCGAGGGGGCGCACAGGTATTGAGGCCCTACTGTACAACTCCGTATCTACCGCCATAGCTCTTTCGGCCCCCACTAGCGTATTAGTGCTCAGATGAGGATAGGGGCCGCCATATCGCCGTATCAACATTTCGGCATATGCGGTTGCGATCTACCAGACGAAATAGGGGCCAGACATATCCAGTTCTTCGAAAAGGATATACTCCTGGCCAAGAAGATAGGGCTAGACTCGTTCAGGACAGGTATAGAGTGGGCGTTGCTCGAGCCAGTAAGGGGAAAATATAACGCGACATGGCTTAATTTCTTCGAAAAATATCTAGACTATATAAAGAGCGCCGGTCTCGAGATATGGCTGACGGCCCATCACTTTACAAATCCTAGATGGATCTGGAAGGAGGGAGGGTGGGAATCTAAAAACATAATTAAATCCTATTTAAATTATATAGATTTAATTTTAAAAAATTTTAAAAAATACATAAAATTTTTACTAATATTTAATGAGCCAGAAATATATGTATATCTAGCCTATTTAAAAGGAGATTTGCCGCCGTACGGATTCTTCGCATATAAACACGCCGCGAGGGCGTTCGGCAACATAAGGGAGGCGATACTAGCCGCTAGAGATCTCGCCAAGAGCTACGGCGTCCCTGCGTCGTTTACGCACCCCTACAGGAAGTATAGGGCTAAGCCCCATCTAAAGCCCCTGAAGTGGGTATTCACCAAGCTAAGTCCCTCCACATTGGATTTGGCGAAGGAGATGGACGTTGCGGCGATTAACTTTTATGTAGTCACAGAGGTTTCGCTCGGGGACTTTAGGAGCCTCTTAGAGCCAGAGGCGCTTCTTGAGTTAAAGGCGCCGAGAATAGCCGTGACGGAGTACGGGATAGCCACCCGCAATGAGCGCATTAGATCGGCCTATCTGTGCGAGATGGCGCGTGTATTTCGGAAAATAGAGCCGGTGGCCGTTATTTGGTGGTCTTTTCTGCACGGCTACGAGTGGGGCCTCGGATACAAGCCGTTCTTCGCCTTGATAGACGAGAATAGGAGGCCGACGCCGCTCGCGTTAAGTATGAGACAGATATTGGAGGCGCCGCCTCCAGAATGCGGGCCTTTGCCGAGGGATTTGGGCATTGAGTGGAGAATGGCGTTGGATTGACTAGAAGAACGCAGAGAGATCCGTCTCGTTGTCCTCCTGTAGACCCTCCAACACTCTCCTTATTTTTGCAAGAGCCTTATCCGGGAGAGGCCAAGATCTATAGTTCTGGATCGCCTTGAGCGGGCTTCCGTATTTTTTAAGCAGTTGTTCTGCTGTTTTGATCCCCACGCCTGGCAACGACGAGAGGAACTCTATCTGTAGCTTCCTTAAATCGGTGCCTTTAATGTGCGGGATCCGGATTCCTCTATCTTCCCTTTCGGCCTGTCTAGCGGCCAGACATATGGCATGGCCGGTCTGCTCGGGCGAGCGAGTATACAATATACCTACGCCCATCCTCGCTATAGCTAGCTCGGCGCCTAGTATGGCGTTTTGATGGACCTCGCGCATATCGGCCGCCCTCCACAGATCGCCCTCTATTATGATCACCGGCCTCTGGCCGCTTGAGAGGAGGCGAGTTGCTTGGTCGAACAGCCGCCCATCTACTATAGAAGATATGAAATCGTGGGCGCTCTTCCGCTCAAATAAGAAATAACCAGCTATATAGTCGCCTATCTCGAGCTGTTTCTGTACAACTTGACAACCGGCCTCCTTTATATACTTAACAACATCAGTTCTATATTCCCTTGAGTCCGCTATTACTTGGCTCAAGTCGTCAACACTTCACGTTTGGCGGACCACTCGACGACATCCTCCTTCTTGCCTATAACTACCCAGGAGATCGTCTTGGCCAAGGGCCTCGTCTCGGCGATAATAACTCTGTCGCCCGGCTTGATCTCTATACATTCGGGAACCCTCACGTGGAGCTTTCTCCTCCTCCTCTCGTAACGTTTGTACTTGGGGACGTAGTGCATCCACTCGTGAATAACCACAGCGGCTTTGTGCATCCTCACGCTCTCCACCTCGACCTCCAGCAACTTCGTCCTTATCTTCAAATTGCCGTGCCAGGGACATTCCGGGTCGTCGCACGCGGCGGCGGGAGGCTGGATCCAAGGAATACCGATATCGGCAACTCTCACCTTCACGCCGTTGGGGAAGGTTATCGTGTCGCCTATATGGGGCCTTGAGGGCAATTTGATGACCGCCATATCACTTAGCGGCTATGTGCAACGACGACTTCGTGGCCTTGAGTCCGGGCTCGCCGTGCTGTACGGGCTTGCACGTTATGGCGAACTCGCCGAGGTAGTGCCCTACGTGCCAGGGAGATATGTAGACAGGTATCCAAGTGATGCCGTTGTAGACTTGGATGGTTAGGCCGACCATCTCGGGGAGGATTATCATGTCTCTGCTATGCGTTTTTATGGTCACTTTCTTGCCCTGCGCCGCCAAGGCGCGGGCCTTCCTCACCTTCTCGAGCAGTTTTCTGTGTTCAGGTTTTAGCCCACGCCGCAAGCTCCGCCTCTGTCTGGCAGGCAGTAGCTTTATGAAATCGTCCATGGGCATAGAAAGGATATCGTCGAGGGTCTTGCCCCTGTACCTAAACGTGCCCCACTCCTCTTGGGCGATCACGGCCGGTTGCGGCCACCCGGTCCTTCCGCGTTGTGCGGCCTCAGCCTCTTGAGGCGCAGACATCGCTTGCCAGATAGTGAGGTGTTTAAATCTCTTCTCCTACCCTACGATATTAAGCCCATCTTGGCCGCGAGGCCGTGGGCTTCCTTGATTATCGAGACGGCCTCGTCGAGCATGTCGACGTGTCTGGCCTGCACTACGGCGTTCTCGTCGCCGACCATGTACTCTATGTAGTACTCATCGCCGGCCCAAGACAGCACTATGAACACGTAGAAGTCCTCGCCCAGCTGGATCTGGCCGAAGGCCTCGTCGCGCCGCCACTCCACGGTCAAACGCCTGGATCTCTTCTCGAGAGCCTCGGCGAGCTTTTTGAAATACTCCTCGGCGCGCTCTCTGCCCATAGCCTACGACGGGCATATGTTTTATAAGGATTCTATCTGTGGCATATGCCCGTAATAGACGTATCGTTGTGGGATCTACAGCGCCTTGTGGGCGCCTCCGAGGCCCAGATCCTCAACGCGCTTGAGTACGTAAAGGGAGAAATAGAAGGGCGGGAAGGCGATAGGCTCAGGATAGAGATAACGCACGATAGGCCCGACCACTTCTCGGCGGAGGGCCTGGCGAGGACTTTAAAGGGCATTCTAGGGATAGAGGAAGGCCTCCCGGAGGCCAAAGTCGAGGAAGGAGCCATCGAGCTGAGGTACGAGGGGGTCATAGAGGAGAGGCCCTACGCAGTTATGGCGGTTGTCAGAGACTTGGCGCTCGACGACGAGGCGATAGTCCAGATGATACAGTTGCAAGAGAAGCTCCACGACACCTACGGACGCGACAGGAAGAAGGTCGCCATAGGGTATTACGACCTATCGAAGATCAAGCCGCCTATTTTCTACAGAAGAATATCGCAGGAGGATAAGTATACGCCGCTGGGATTCGACAGAGAGATCAGGGTGAGGGAGATGTACGAGGTCACAGACAAGGGGAGGAAATACGCCTCTCTCATAAAGAGGGAGGCCCCGCCGGCCCTCGTGGACTCCGAAGGCAAAATAATGGTGGTAGTGCCCGTCTTGGGTAGCGAGTGTTGCAAGGTCACTCCAAGCACTAGGGATGTCCTCATCGACGTGACGGGGCCGCAGCTGGAGCCGTTGTTGAAGATTTTGTCTATACTCGTCTACAGCCTATTGGAGCGTAGCAAGAGCAGAAGGGTGGAGCTGGTCAAGATAAACGGCGTATACCCGACTAGGCTGGAAAGCCGTGAGATATACGTGGATAGGAAACAAGTCGGCGAGATGCTGGGCATTGATCTGAGCGACGAGGAATACAGAAGTCTACTACGCCGCGCGCGCCACGACCTGCGCGGCGACAGCGTGCTCGTGGCTCCCTATAGGATCAACCTAATTAGCTGGGTCGATATAGCCGAGGATATAGCCATAATGAAGGGCTACGGCAATATATCCAGAGTGCCGCCTCCAATAATTACGGCCGGAAGGAGGCACAGATCGGAGATCTCCTCCGAGGATGCCCGAAGGGCCTTGCTGTCGTTGGGATTCCAGGAGGTCATGAACGGCGTCTTGACCCACTCGGCGCTTCTCGACGCGTTCGGTCTAAAGTACGCGAGGGTTGTGAACCCCGTATCGGAGCGCCTAGACGCAGTGAGAAGCTCGTTGCTTCCCGGCCTGCTGAGCGTGGTCTCGGGTCTAAAGAGACCTAGGGTTAAGCTGTTCGAGATAGGCGACGTGGTCGCGGAGGGGCTCACCAGAAGAGCCGTCGCCGCGGCTATAGGAGGCGACGGCGTCACGATCACCGACGGCATTGCGGTATTTAGATCGTTATGTATAGCGCTCGGCGTCAATTGCAGAGTGGAGAACGGGCACATGTACTGGTGCGCTGAGGGAAGATGCGCCGAGCTTAAAGGCGAGGTCGACGGCTATGTAGGCGAGGTGCGGCCTGATATTCTGACAAAACTCGGCGTGTTTGTGCCGGTAGTGTTGGGCGAGATCTTCCTCACCTAGACGTCAAAGACTTATTAATGAGAGCCGCGGCGGGGTATATGTCGGACGAGATAGACACCATTATCAAGAAAAAGGCTTTGGAGATGGCGATCAGACAAGCGATGTCGAAAAAGCCTGAGGAGAAGCCGCTTACCAACGACGACGTGATAAGGATAGTCAGAGGCTTGCTGAGGGGCGAAAGGGCTGAGGAAATTCTGAAGACGTCTCTGGAGCTGTACGGAGACTCTCTCATGCCTCTCCTCAGAAAGATAGTGGATCTGCACAGACAGGGGGTGATCAACGAGCTGTGGGACTACGAGCTCTACAGAATATTGACGAACGCCGGCTTCGTGATCCCGTTAAAGACGAGGCTGCGCATAGTCAGACACGGCCGCGAGTACAAGATAGGGGAGGATTAACCCAAGGCGGCGTCCTTGAATAGGCCGTAGAGGTCCTGGAGGAGATCGCGCCAGAGCACCCTGCGCGATACGTAGTTCCAATAACGCCTTACATCTCTTTTACTTATTTTGATATAGAGGGCGCATCTATCACACCCAAGCCACACGTTGTCCCCCTCTTCTATGAACGTCAGATCGGAGCCGCATTTAGGGCATTTGAGATCTGTTTTGAAGACGACAGAGGGCTTGGCTACCTCAACGATAGCCATCGCAAACCTGGCGACGGCCTTAAAAATCTACTTCAGCCAAAATAGCGTATCCTCTGTTTTATCTCCTTACGTTATATCTTTCAACGGGCCAAAGCGCGTGAAGCTGAATATATGGATCTTGTTGCTCCGCCTAATCCCTAGGGACGAGGATAGGAGGAAGTTGGCCCAAGCGCTGGCTGAGGACGAGCTGGAGGTTATCTAACACCTAGGTTGCCTCAAGCCCGAGGCATCTCTCCCGACAGCTTCTAGGTCCATCCTCGCCTCTGCAACAAAGCGGGCGACGTCGCGGCACCTCTCCCTCAGTTGCGGGATAGACGCGTCGATATGCGCGGCCTCTCTCTCGAGGATCTCTACAGCCCAAATTGCGATTTGTTTAAGCCTATCGTAAAAGTCGGCATCGCCATAAATTTCGATACGCATGCCGACGCGCTCCGCGTATTCCGCGAGGAGCTCCGGCCTCTTGACCGCCTGCCAGAGGAAGTCGTAGAAGCTCATATATCGACGACGAACTGCACGGTCCAGAAACCGTCGTGCCTTATCTCCATCATGTTGTAGGTCATCGCCTTGACTATAAGGCCCTTGAACCCATGCCTACCTATGTCGTACCTCTCGCCTTTCACAGACGCCGTAAGTCTGTACGGCCCCTCGCCGGATATCTTCAGCTCGATATCCCTAGCCACGGCGAATTTCTCCCCGTCGAATAGGTACAACACTTCGCTGATCCAAGAGAAGAGCAACCCCTCCAAATCGTCGTGCTCGACCTCTATCTTCCTCTCCTCCACCGGCGCTACGCGCTCGCTGTAGTAGGTTATATCCGCCGTAGCTATCGCCGCGTTCTTGAAGGCCTCCTCAAGGGTGCAGCCGTAGGCCACCACGAGGACGTCGGCTGTGTGCTCGCCGTATTGGTAGTCCTTGGGCTTCCCGCACGCCACGTAACTGTAATATCCGCGGTTTTTAATTCCTACATGAAGATCCAGATAGCCCTCGACTTGACGGACCTGCTCAAGGCCGTACACATGGCGAGGGATCTATGCGCCGCCGGCGCCGACTTGTTGGAGGCGGGCACGCCTCTCATAAAGACGTTCGGCGTGGGGTCCGTGGCCTTGTTGAAATCCGCATGTCCCTCGGCCGAGGTGGTCGCGGATCTCAAGACGGCCGACGTGGGCGCTCTGGAGGCCGAGCTCGCGAAGGCGGCCGGCGCCGATTGGGCGACCGTCATGGCCGCGACAAACGTCGAGACGATAGAGGAGTTCGCGCGGAGGGGCAAGGAGCTGGGCCTCAAGACGGCGCTGGACACGATAGGGGTGGCGAGCCCCTACGACAGAGTTAGAGAGGTACTTGACAGAGTTACGTTGGACATGGTGATATTGCACCTCGGCATCGACGTGCAGAGGAGGAGGGGGTTGACCGTAGATCAACTGATAGCGGAGGCCTTGAGGATAAAGCACCTCGGCGTGTCGGTCGCCGTCGCTGGCGGGATAGGGCAGAAAGAGCTCGAGAAGATAGCCGGGACGGAGATCGACGTGGTGATTATAGGCAGGGCCATCACGTCTGCGCCGTCGCCGAGAGAGGCTTTCCTTCTGTTGAAATCCATAATTACTAAGTAAAACTTAAAAGAAGGGGTCTCTTCGGTATCCGATGAGAATTATCCTAGTCGCGGTCCCCGGAAGCGGCAAAACGACTATTATGGGCTATGTAAAGAAGAAGTTGCCGGACGTCCAGATCGTGAATTTCGGCGACGTCATGCTCGAGATATCCAGGAAGAAGTACGGCATAGAGAATAGAGACGACATGCGTAGGAAGATACCGGTGGAGGAGTACAGGAAAGTGCAGGAGGAGGCCGCCGACTACATAGCGTCTCTGCCAGGTGACGTCATAGTGGACACCCACGCCTCGATTAAGATGATGGGCGGATACTACCCCGGGCTCCCCGATAGGGTTGTGGCCAGACTGAAGCCCGACTCCATAGTGCTGGTCGAGTACGACCCCAAGGACATACTGGAGAGGCGCAGAGGGGATCCCACGAGGTTCAGAGACGTGGAGACCGAGGAGGAGATCGAGCTCCACCAGATGGCCAACAGATACTACGCGTTCGCTGCGGCTAATGCGGCGGAGTGCACCGTCCACATAATCAACTTCAGGGGGAGGCCTCAGTCCAGACCGTTCGAACACGCCGAGATAGCTGCCGACTACATAGTCAACTTACTACTATCCTCGCGTAGGCCGAGATAGAATTTTAAATATCCGGTATCAACGCGGCACAATGGCCAAGGGGCTGATATACGTTATCGACGACGTGAGGGGGGAATACGCCACGTTGAAGTCCTACCTATCCTCGCAGGGCTACGACCTATCTACGGCGGTCGGCGCTAGAGACGTCAACGTTAACTATGATATAGACTTTAAAAATATAAAAAATATAGATCAAGTGATAAAGTCATTTGATACATATATCTTGATAGGTGGGTATAAAATGTATTATTTTGTTACTAACAAGAAGCCTCCCAATAAGAAATCGGAGATGGCGATAGACGTGGAGCAGCTGGCCAACATGACGAAGGGATTTATAGAGGCCGGGGCGACGGTGCTGGCTCCTTTTGTAGTCCCAGCATATCTAGCAAAACTCGGCGCGCTCTCGGGGCTTAGAGCCACTGTCTATCCCGTTACTGAGCTAATAAATATATTGAGAACCAATAATGTTATTTATGTAAATAAACCTATTGTAAAAGAGAAGAATATTATTACAATAAAAGATGTAAGAGCTATCTCGGCCAAGGACCTGGCGCAAGTTCTACGTGAAGGAGCTTGAAAGCTTCGAGGTACCTAGGTACGTAGTATTCGGGCCGGGGGCAGCGCTAAAGCTGGGCGAAGTCCTCGCAAGGCTTGGGGCTAGAAGAATCGCCGTGATTACGGGCCCCACCACGTCGCGGCGGATAGCCGAATCTATACTGTCCCAGCTGGAGTACGAGTTCCGCATCTTCTCCGAGGAGGATCTAAGACTTAAGGTCGACCAAGACATAGTTGTGGGCATCGGCGGAGGCAAGCCCCTTGATTTGGCCAAAGTCGTGGCCTATATCAGCAAAAAGCCCCTGGTAATCATACCCACGTCGGCCAGCCACGACGGGATAGCGTCGCCCTACATATCGTATGTGTTGAACAAAAAATTGAGCGAATACGGCAAGGTGGCGGTATCGCCGCTAGCTATCCTGGCCGATACCAAGATAATTCTGGGCGCGCCGCCGAGACTTCTGAGGGCCGGGATAGGCGATCTTTTAGGCAAGGCGGTCTCCCTCAGAGATTGGGCGCTGGCCCATAGAGTCAAGGGCGAGGACTACAGCGAATACGCCGCTATTTTGGCCAGAGCCAGCTACGAGATAGTGGCCAGGAACGCGGCTAAGATAAGCGGCTTTAAACGGGAAGAGGACGTGAGGACGTTGGTCAAGTCCTTGATCGGGTGCGGAGTCG of the Thermoproteus uzoniensis 768-20 genome contains:
- a CDS encoding family 1 glycosylhydrolase; protein product: MRIGAAISPYQHFGICGCDLPDEIGARHIQFFEKDILLAKKIGLDSFRTGIEWALLEPVRGKYNATWLNFFEKYLDYIKSAGLEIWLTAHHFTNPRWIWKEGGWESKNIIKSYLNYIDLILKNFKKYIKFLLIFNEPEIYVYLAYLKGDLPPYGFFAYKHAARAFGNIREAILAARDLAKSYGVPASFTHPYRKYRAKPHLKPLKWVFTKLSPSTLDLAKEMDVAAINFYVVTEVSLGDFRSLLEPEALLELKAPRIAVTEYGIATRNERIRSAYLCEMARVFRKIEPVAVIWWSFLHGYEWGLGYKPFFALIDENRRPTPLALSMRQILEAPPPECGPLPRDLGIEWRMALD
- a CDS encoding adenylate kinase — encoded protein: MRIILVAVPGSGKTTIMGYVKKKLPDVQIVNFGDVMLEISRKKYGIENRDDMRRKIPVEEYRKVQEEAADYIASLPGDVIVDTHASIKMMGGYYPGLPDRVVARLKPDSIVLVEYDPKDILERRRGDPTRFRDVETEEEIELHQMANRYYAFAAANAAECTVHIINFRGRPQSRPFEHAEIAADYIVNLLLSSRRPR
- the pheT gene encoding phenylalanine--tRNA ligase subunit beta; amino-acid sequence: MPVIDVSLWDLQRLVGASEAQILNALEYVKGEIEGREGDRLRIEITHDRPDHFSAEGLARTLKGILGIEEGLPEAKVEEGAIELRYEGVIEERPYAVMAVVRDLALDDEAIVQMIQLQEKLHDTYGRDRKKVAIGYYDLSKIKPPIFYRRISQEDKYTPLGFDREIRVREMYEVTDKGRKYASLIKREAPPALVDSEGKIMVVVPVLGSECCKVTPSTRDVLIDVTGPQLEPLLKILSILVYSLLERSKSRRVELVKINGVYPTRLESREIYVDRKQVGEMLGIDLSDEEYRSLLRRARHDLRGDSVLVAPYRINLISWVDIAEDIAIMKGYGNISRVPPPIITAGRRHRSEISSEDARRALLSLGFQEVMNGVLTHSALLDAFGLKYARVVNPVSERLDAVRSSLLPGLLSVVSGLKRPRVKLFEIGDVVAEGLTRRAVAAAIGGDGVTITDGIAVFRSLCIALGVNCRVENGHMYWCAEGRCAELKGEVDGYVGEVRPDILTKLGVFVPVVLGEIFLT
- a CDS encoding DJ-1/PfpI family protein; the encoded protein is MAKGLIYVIDDVRGEYATLKSYLSSQGYDLSTAVGARDVNVNYDIDFKNIKNIDQVIKSFDTYILIGGYKMYYFVTNKKPPNKKSEMAIDVEQLANMTKGFIEAGATVLAPFVVPAYLAKLGALSGLRATVYPVTELINILRTNNVIYVNKPIVKEKNIITIKDVRAISAKDLAQVLREGA
- a CDS encoding ERCC4 domain-containing protein; this encodes MSQVIADSREYRTDVVKYIKEAGCQVVQKQLEIGDYIAGYFLFERKSAHDFISSIVDGRLFDQATRLLSSGQRPVIIIEGDLWRAADMREVHQNAILGAELAIARMGVGILYTRSPEQTGHAICLAARQAEREDRGIRIPHIKGTDLRKLQIEFLSSLPGVGIKTAEQLLKKYGSPLKAIQNYRSWPLPDKALAKIRRVLEGLQEDNETDLSAFF
- a CDS encoding 30S ribosomal protein S19 → MSAPQEAEAAQRGRTGWPQPAVIAQEEWGTFRYRGKTLDDILSMPMDDFIKLLPARQRRSLRRGLKPEHRKLLEKVRKARALAAQGKKVTIKTHSRDMIILPEMVGLTIQVYNGITWIPVYISPWHVGHYLGEFAITCKPVQHGEPGLKATKSSLHIAAK
- a CDS encoding orotidine 5'-phosphate decarboxylase / HUMPS family protein, encoding MKIQIALDLTDLLKAVHMARDLCAAGADLLEAGTPLIKTFGVGSVALLKSACPSAEVVADLKTADVGALEAELAKAAGADWATVMAATNVETIEEFARRGKELGLKTALDTIGVASPYDRVREVLDRVTLDMVILHLGIDVQRRRGLTVDQLIAEALRIKHLGVSVAVAGGIGQKELEKIAGTEIDVVIIGRAITSAPSPREAFLLLKSIITK
- a CDS encoding sn-glycerol-1-phosphate dehydrogenase, translating into MKELESFEVPRYVVFGPGAALKLGEVLARLGARRIAVITGPTTSRRIAESILSQLEYEFRIFSEEDLRLKVDQDIVVGIGGGKPLDLAKVVAYISKKPLVIIPTSASHDGIASPYISYVLNKKLSEYGKVAVSPLAILADTKIILGAPPRLLRAGIGDLLGKAVSLRDWALAHRVKGEDYSEYAAILARASYEIVARNAAKISGFKREEDVRTLVKSLIGCGVAMGIAGSSRPCSGSEHLFAHAIELRAEEAGLRDIVHGELVALGAIVMAYLHGMNWRKLKEVVKSAGLPTRLKEAGVDRDLAVQALTMAHKLRPDRYTILGESGLSREAAERALEDTGLV
- a CDS encoding archease, whose translation is MACGKPKDYQYGEHTADVLVVAYGCTLEEAFKNAAIATADITYYSERVAPVEERKIEVEHDDLEGLLFSWISEVLYLFDGEKFAVARDIELKISGEGPYRLTASVKGERYDIGRHGFKGLIVKAMTYNMMEIRHDGFWTVQFVVDI
- a CDS encoding universal stress protein translates to MERDMVDEPSYKLAYRFRKVLVPITPDERSQIAIEVAKDFYTRYGSHIVFLYIIDNIDKTKEINQLLSKYANDIVYELKIERLKEGETVASAILEEIKRGLYDLVIVESRGRTGIEALLYNSVSTAIALSAPTSVLVLR
- a CDS encoding 30S ribosomal protein S17, which translates into the protein MAVIKLPSRPHIGDTITFPNGVKVRVADIGIPWIQPPAAACDDPECPWHGNLKIRTKLLEVEVESVRMHKAAVVIHEWMHYVPKYKRYERRRRKLHVRVPECIEIKPGDRVIIAETRPLAKTISWVVIGKKEDVVEWSAKREVLTT
- a CDS encoding type II glyceraldehyde-3-phosphate dehydrogenase; this encodes MKVAVVGYGTIGKRVADAVAAQDDMKLVGVFKTTPDYGAILAARRGYRIYAPDDRRENFRKAGVEVWGGLADLISEADIVVDATPDGVGAENKGLYVKAGRPAIFQGGEEADVAEVSFNALANFESAVGKRFVRVVSCNTTGISRVLSALRLNGLGIRKARIFIARRGADPREYKKGPINDVVPNPATIPSHHGPDAKTVLGDVDIVTVAVAVPVTIMHMHMAYIELDDTPSRERVIDALASTPRILLFDVKAGYNSLAQIVEWARDMGRPRGDIWEVAVISDSVTVNGRELYLMYGVHQEAVVVPENIDAIRAVGRLADKWTSIEKTDKALGIIAHGKRYG